One segment of Synchiropus splendidus isolate RoL2022-P1 chromosome 4, RoL_Sspl_1.0, whole genome shotgun sequence DNA contains the following:
- the cct3 gene encoding T-complex protein 1 subunit gamma: MLGQQVLVLNQNIKRESGRKVQVGNITAAKAIADVIRTCLGPRAMMKMLLDPTGGIVMTNDGNAILREIQVQHPAAKSMIEISRTQDEEVGDGTTSVIILAGEMLSAAEQFLEQQMHPTVIIGAYRQALDDMLETLTEISTPLDPSDRPRMLQIIHSAINTKALSRWSELACSIALDAVMTVTQDRHGRREIDIKNYAKVEKVPGGIMEDSRVLSGVMVNKDVTHSKMKRLIKNPRIILLDCSLEYKKGESQTDIEISKEEDFSRILQMEEDYIQQICEDVIRLKPDVVFTEKGISDLAQHYLVKANITAIRRIRKTDCNRIARACGARIVSRTDELQEEDVGTGAGLFEVKKIGDEYFTFVTECKDPKACTILLRGASKEILAEVERNLQDAMQVCRNVLLEPRLLPGGGATEMAVSKRLMERSCALKGIEQWPYRAVAQALEVIPRTLIQNCGASIIRVLTSLRAKHAQDDGLNWGVEGETGTLVDTSVAGIFDPLAVKVQTYKTAVETAILLLRIDDIISGHKKDKGQQTGGDE; this comes from the exons ACCAGAACATAAAGCGGGAGTCGGGTCGGAAGGTCCAGGTCGGCAACATCACCGCCGCAAAGGCCATCGCTGATGTCATCCGGACCTGTCTGGGCCCACGGGCCATGATGAAG ATGCTGTTGGATCCTACTGGAGGAATCGTCATGACCAACGATGGAAACGCCATTCTGCGTGAG ATCCAGGTGCAGCATCCTGCTGCCAAGTCCATGATTGAAATCAGTCGCACACAGGACGAGGAAGTCGGCGATGGAACCACATCAGTCATCATCCTGG CGGGGGAGATGTTGTCCGCCGCAGAACAGttcctggagcagcagatgCATCCCACAGTCATCATCGGCGCCTACAGACAAGCACTGGACGACATGCTGGAGACGCTGACTGAGATCAG CACTCCTCTGGACCCCTCAGACCGGCCCCGCATGCTGCAGATCATCCACTCGGCCATCAACACCAAAGCTCTGAGCCGCTGGTCTGAGCTGGCCTGCAGCATCGCGCTGGACGCTGTCATGACCGTCACGCAGGACCGACACGGCCGCCGGGAGATCGACATCAAGAACTACGCCAAAGTGGAGAAG GTTCCTGGGGGCATCATGGAGGACTCCAGAGTCCTGAGCGGCGTCATGGTCAACAAGGATGTGACCCACTCCAAGATGAAGCGCCTGATCAAGAACCCCAGAATCATCCTGCTGGACTGCTCCCTGGAGTACAAGAAGGGCGAGAGCCAG ACGGACATAGAGATCAGCAAGGAGGAGGACTTCTCCCGCATCCTGCAGATGGAAGAGGACTACATCCAGCAGATCTGCGAGGACGTGATCCGCCTCAAGCCTGACGTGGTCTTCACTGAGAAGGGCATCTCTG ACCTGGCACAGCACTATCTGGTGAAGGCAAACATCACCGCCATCCGGCGTATCAGGAAGACTGACTGCAACCGCATCGCCAG GGCTTGTGGCGCTCGCATCGTCAGCCGCACGGACGAGCTCCAGGAGGAGGACGTGGGCACCGGAGCTGGCCTGTTCGAGGTGAAGAAGATCGGCGACGAGTATTTCACCTTCGTGACCGAGTGCAAAGACCCCAAAGCTTGTACCATCCTGCTGCGCGGGGCCAGCAAAGAGATCCTGGCG gaagtggagcgaAACCTGCAGGATGCCATGCAGGTCTGCCGCAACGTGCTGCTGGAGCCCCGCCTGCTGCCTGGAGGGGGCGCCACCGAGATGGCCGTGTCCAAGAGGCTGATGGAGCGATCCTGCGCGCTGAAAGGAATAGAACAGTGGCCGTACCGAGCCGTGGCCCAGGCCCTGGAGGTCATCCCCAGAACCCTGATTCAAAACTGCGGAGCCTCCATCATCCGGGTGCTGACGTCACTGCGG GCCAAACACGCTCAGGACGACGGCCTGAACTGGGGTGTGGAGGGTGAGACGGGCACTCTGGTCGACACGTCCGTGGCTGGAATATTCGACCCCCTGGCTGTCAAGGTCCAGACCTACAAGACCGCTGTGGAG